A single genomic interval of Pelagerythrobacter marensis harbors:
- the msrB gene encoding peptide-methionine (R)-S-oxide reductase MsrB yields the protein MPDKIELSDAEWRERLTPEQFRVLREGGTERAFTGKYEKNKQPGEYRCAACGQVLFASDAKYDSGSGWPSFTAPADGEAVEEHRDSSHGMVRTEVVCARCEGHLGHVFPDGPGPDGLRYCINSAALDFKPEE from the coding sequence ATGCCTGACAAGATCGAGCTTTCCGACGCCGAATGGCGCGAACGACTGACGCCCGAACAGTTCCGGGTCCTGCGCGAAGGCGGGACCGAGCGGGCCTTCACCGGCAAGTACGAAAAGAACAAGCAGCCCGGCGAATATCGCTGCGCCGCCTGCGGCCAGGTCCTGTTCGCCAGCGACGCCAAGTACGACAGCGGCTCCGGCTGGCCCAGCTTCACCGCGCCGGCCGATGGCGAGGCGGTGGAGGAACACCGCGACAGCAGCCACGGCATGGTTCGCACCGAAGTCGTCTGCGCCCGCTGCGAAGGGCATCTGGGCCACGTCTTCCCCGACGGCCCGGGGCCGGACGGGCTGCGGTATTGCATCAACAGCGCCGCGCTCGACTTCAAGCCTGAGGAATAG
- a CDS encoding glutathione S-transferase family protein, which translates to MWRLYQFPLCPFSRKVRLLLSEKGVGYELWRENPWDASDEFWALNPAGRTPVLHDPERRIALADSRAICEYFEETVDKAPMINGTATNRAEIRRLVALFDENFFGDVTMPLLHERMKKRLVLRQPPDSRILREAMKLAHGHLDYIDWLIDNRTWLAGATMSLADLAAAAQISVADYLGGIDWTGHEQTRGWYSVFKSRPSFRPLLSERMEVIQPPRHYAELDV; encoded by the coding sequence ATGTGGCGCCTCTACCAGTTCCCGCTCTGCCCGTTCAGCCGCAAGGTTCGCCTGCTTCTGAGCGAGAAAGGCGTGGGCTACGAACTCTGGCGGGAGAACCCGTGGGACGCGAGCGACGAGTTCTGGGCGCTCAATCCCGCTGGCCGGACGCCGGTGCTCCACGATCCCGAACGCCGCATTGCGCTCGCCGACAGCCGCGCGATCTGCGAATATTTCGAAGAAACGGTGGACAAGGCGCCGATGATCAACGGCACCGCCACCAACCGGGCGGAGATCCGCCGGCTGGTCGCACTGTTCGACGAGAATTTCTTCGGCGACGTCACCATGCCGCTGCTGCACGAACGGATGAAGAAGCGGCTGGTGCTGCGCCAGCCGCCCGATTCGCGCATCCTGCGCGAGGCGATGAAGCTGGCGCACGGACACCTCGACTATATCGACTGGCTGATCGACAATCGCACCTGGCTGGCCGGGGCGACGATGAGCCTTGCGGACCTTGCCGCCGCAGCCCAGATCTCGGTTGCCGACTATCTCGGCGGGATCGACTGGACCGGGCATGAGCAGACGCGCGGATGGTATTCGGTGTTCAAGAGCCGCCCGTCGTTCCGCCCGCTTCTGTCCGAACGGATGGAAGTGATCCAGCCCCCGCGCCACTATGCGGAACTGGACGTCTGA